GCTTAATGTTGGTAATTGAAGCGGCGACTATTTGCGCAGTGGTTGAACTCCATTTGTCCATTACTATAGACGATAGACGAAACATTAAATTCAGCTCATCATCCAATTGTACCCATGGGCTTTTAATCGCCAGATTTCGCTTTAATTTCTTAAGTTCTTCGAATGTTTCTCCCGAGTTTATAAATGCTTCCCCATTTGCCTCAGTTATCTTTTGGGCATCATAGCTTTTTTCCCCTATTCCTATGCCCATTCTCACATCCAACTTCTCGTTTTACCCCACGCTTTCATAAGCGCCTTTAAAGGAGTCAACCAGGTTACCGGGTCAATTTTCCGAGAATTGATAATGTCTCCTGTAATAATACTTGTCATATTTCAAAAATCGTCTATTAAGCCGATATTTCAAAATATCGTCTATTTAACCGATATTTTGCAATATTGTCTATTTAACCGATGCCAGACGAATTGTTACTGACGCTTTCTGGTTGTGCCGGGGTATTGTATCGTTACAGGCTGCAAATAGAAAGGATGGCAGAATGAAGTAGCGCAGTCGTATGGTATCAAAGCTATTCCTCAAAACGTGCTGCTGGACCCGCAAGGGAAAATTATCGGCCAGAACTTAAGGGGTGAAGAATTAGCCAAAAAGCTGGCAGAAATCATGTAGTTGTTAAATCCCGATAATTGGTAAAGTGAAGTAAAAACGCCGTACGGATTCTCTATCTGTACGGCGTTTATGTATATGTTTAATCGAAATCAAAAAAGTCTCCCAGGAAGCCCTTTCTCTTTTTCGGATACTGCCCCTGCTTTCTATACTTATCATCGTCATAATCGCGATATTGCTCCCGCTGCTCTCCACGGTACCCTGCCTCGTGTTGTGCAGACCGTTCAATGATTTTATCCAGTTCACCTTTGTCGAGCCAAACGCCACGGCATTGGGGACAATAATCGATCTCTACTCCCTGGCGATCACTCATTACAAGCGTTTCATTACAATTCGGACATTTCATAACTAAGCATTTTAATCTCTAACAAAATAGCAAATTCTGAGGAGAGCAGGTGGGCCCTAATTGTTAAAATTATCGTAACTCAGCTTAATTCCCATCTCCAGCCCGGTCAGCTCTGCCAGCCCTTTTAACCGCCCCGTCAGCGAGTAGCCGGGATATGTATCCCGCAGGAAATCAGGCCCTATTTTATGCCCATGGTCCGGCCGGACGGGGATATCGATGCGACCGGTGCCAGCGGTGCGCCGCCGTTGCTGTTCGGAAATAATACTTTTCATGACAGCGTACATGTTGGTGCTGCCCGCCAAGTGTTCTGCTTCGTAAAAACTGCCATCTGCCTCACGCTGTACGTTCCGCAAATGTAAAAAATGGATGTGTGGGCCAAGGCGCTCAATCATACCTGGCAGATCATTCTGCGGATGCGCGCCGAGGGAACCTGTACAAAAGGTAATGCCATTTGAAGGTGAGGGGCACATATGCACGATCGTTTGCAGGTCCGCTTCTGTACAAACGATCCTCGGCAAACCTAAAATTGGAAATGGCGGATCATCCGGGTGGATGCACATCTTAATACCCAATGCTTCCGCCTCGGGAATGATGGCACGCAGGAAATACTGCAGGTTAGCGCGAAGCTGCGCCGCGTCGATGTGTTTGTATCGCCGCAGGTGCGCTGCAAATTCGGCGACGGTAAATACTTCCGCGGTGCCGGGTAAGCCGGCAAGTATCGTATCGCGGAGGGTAGCTCGCTCCATGTCGTTCAGGCTGTCCAGGTACTGACGGGCAGCTTGCTGCTGTTGCGGCGTATAGTCGGCATGGGCGTTCTCGCGGTTCAAAATAAACAAGTCGAAAGCTGCCAGTGCCGGATAATGAAATCGCAGGGCAGATACGCCGTTTTGCAGGCGATAGTCGAGATGCGTGCGTGTCCAGTCCAGCACCGGCATAAAGTTATAGCAAACCGTATCGATATTGTGGCGGGCAAGATGGCGAAGGGTTTGTATATAGTTCGCGATCTGCAGCTCACGTTCAGGCGCGCCCGTGCGGATGGATTCATGTATGTTAACACTTTCCACCACGCTCCAGCGCATGCCATGCGACTGAATTTCCGTCTGCCGCTGTGCGATCATTTCCAGCGGCCAGATGTCGCCGCAAGGTACTTCATGCAGTGCCGTCACAATGCCGGTAGCACCGGTCTGACGGATATCTGCGAGGGTTACCGCATCGGACGGACCAAA
This genomic interval from Chitinophaga horti contains the following:
- the uxuA gene encoding mannonate dehydratase — translated: MIKDLEKTFRWFGPSDAVTLADIRQTGATGIVTALHEVPCGDIWPLEMIAQRQTEIQSHGMRWSVVESVNIHESIRTGAPERELQIANYIQTLRHLARHNIDTVCYNFMPVLDWTRTHLDYRLQNGVSALRFHYPALAAFDLFILNRENAHADYTPQQQQAARQYLDSLNDMERATLRDTILAGLPGTAEVFTVAEFAAHLRRYKHIDAAQLRANLQYFLRAIIPEAEALGIKMCIHPDDPPFPILGLPRIVCTEADLQTIVHMCPSPSNGITFCTGSLGAHPQNDLPGMIERLGPHIHFLHLRNVQREADGSFYEAEHLAGSTNMYAVMKSIISEQQRRRTAGTGRIDIPVRPDHGHKIGPDFLRDTYPGYSLTGRLKGLAELTGLEMGIKLSYDNFNN
- a CDS encoding zf-TFIIB domain-containing protein encodes the protein MKCPNCNETLVMSDRQGVEIDYCPQCRGVWLDKGELDKIIERSAQHEAGYRGEQREQYRDYDDDKYRKQGQYPKKRKGFLGDFFDFD